From Coffea arabica cultivar ET-39 chromosome 2e, Coffea Arabica ET-39 HiFi, whole genome shotgun sequence, the proteins below share one genomic window:
- the LOC140036321 gene encoding uncharacterized protein has translation MVPPPTYPYGMPAWYNPQAVCTYHSGAPGHSTLDCKALKHKIQDMVESGEIIVRRRETQGPNVNRNPLPDHVNTIGVIMDDTEYMEQVKVLAREAEVFGVTDQPFVIELPFEEDNKPFVLDLTPAENEALKPVVIEFPKQEPVLSLQQVPWNYDEPDVQIGEKSIAKKEVSVVTRSGKIASPFEDAGPIRANNSEPPVKPTITEKEALDFLKRLQRSEYNIVEKLNKLPAQISMLDLLFSSDTHRDALIEVLTRAQIPRDISVDNFSNVVGSVLFNKQIAFSDDELPTEGIGHNRALYITVRCNGKMLPKVLIDNGSALNICPWSTLEKLGLQDIKLRPSGTIVRGFDGAQREPIGEADLVIEMGLAQFQITCQVMNFPSIYNILLGRPWIHKSGAVPSSLHQLLKFVVNDKLITIFAEEDCLVITDSGVKEEGSQSVTMSPHSTSDIVSVSWITTEEQTLSKASVMMAREMIRGGYKFDKGLGRELQGILKPVKIVEKRDTFGLGFRPTAKDFKEMKERKRAEKEGRQGVLDIPPLRYTFPRPAEVIMSEINPIDGIEASLAQLFVGATFEDIVPGEAEFPDIPEGSIPNWTAESLPVRKEFR, from the coding sequence ATggtaccccctcctacctatccATATGGCATGCCCGCCTGGTATAACCCGCAAGCTGTCTGCACTTATCATTCGGGGGCACCTGGACACTCAACTTTGGATTGTAAAGCACTTaagcataaaattcaagatatggtTGAGTCTGGAGAAATTATAGTCAGAAGGAGAGAGACACAAGGGCCGAACGTGAATAGGAACCCTTTGCCGGACCATGTTAATACCATCGGGGTCATTATGGATGACACGGAGTATATGGAACAGGTCAAAGTTTTGGCAAGGGAAGCTGAGGTATTTGGGGTCACGGACCAACCGTTTGTCATAGAGTTGCCATTCGAAGAAGATAACAAGCCTTTTGTCTTAGATCTCACGCCAGCggagaatgaagccttgaaacCAGTAGTCATCGAATTCCCGAAGCAAGAGCCTGTTTTAAGCCTGCAACAGGTACCATGGAATTATGATGAGCCTGATGTACAGATTGGGGAAAAGTCAATTGCAAAGAAGGAGGTGTCAGTGGTTACCAGATCGGGGAAGATTGCAAGTCCATTCGAAGATGCCGGTCCGATTCGAGCAAATAACTCCGAACCGCCTGTTAAACCAACAATCACTGAGAAGGAAGCCTTGGATTTCCTTAAGAGGCTTCAGAGAAGTGAATACAACATAGTTGAGAAGCTGAATAAGTTGCCTGCCCAGATATCCATGTTGGATCTACTCTTTTCTTCAGACACGCATAGGGACGCACTGATCGAAGTATTGACTAGAGCTCAAATTCCGAGGGACATTtctgttgataatttttcaaacgtggTTGGGAGCGTATTGTTCAACAAGCAAATTGCTTTTTCTGACGATGAATTGCCGACGGAGGGCATCGGACATAATAGGGCGTTGTACATAACAGTGAGGTGCAACGGAAAAATGCTGCCTAAGGTGTTAATCGATAATGGATCCGCGCtgaatatctgtccttggagtaccttaGAGAAACTAGGATTGCAAGACatcaagctgaggccttcagggactatTGTTAGAGGGTTTGATGGAGCGCAGAGGGAGCCAATAGGGGAGGCAGATTTAGTAATCGAGATGGGGCTGgcccaatttcaaataacttgccaagtcatgAACTTCCCGAGCATTTACAATATCTTACTTGGAAGGCCATGGATTCATAAGTCGGGGGCTGTGCCGTCTTCGTTGCACCAATTGCTCAAGTTCGTGGTAAATGACAAACTAATCACTATCTTTGCTGAAGAGGACTGCCTGGTGATCACCGACTCTGGAGTTAAAGAAGAGGGTAGTCAAAGTGTTACCATGTCCCCTCACAGCACATCCGATATAgtctccgtaagttggataACCACGGAGGAACAAACTCTCTCAAAGGCCAGTGTAATGATGGCCAGAGAAATGATTCGTGGAGGATACAAATTCGACAAGGGGTTGGGGCGTGAACTGCAAGGGATCCTGAAGCCAGTGAAGATAGTAGAAAAGAGGGATACCTTCGGTTTGGGTTTCAGACCAACCGCCAAGGATTTCAAGGAGATGAAGGAGCGCAAGAGAGCggagaaagaaggaaggcaAGGGGTTCTTGACATTCCACCACTGCGTTATACTTTCCCACGACCAGCTGAGGTGATCATGTCAGAAATCAACCCAATTGACGGAATTGAAGCgagtttggcccaattgttcgttggggcaacatttgaagatatTGTTCCAGGCGAAGCTGAATTTCCTGACATTCCCGAAGGATCAAttcccaattggacagccgagtcCCTGCCTgttcggaaggagtttcggtaa
- the LOC140036322 gene encoding uncharacterized protein, whose product MSRKGKKLQLRFVGPYKVIQRVGKVAYKLELPPSLSRIHVVFHVSMLKKYHPDPSHILQPESIEIDETLTYEEKSVKHQDRKVKELRNKRIPFVKVLWRNHGIEEATWEVEEAI is encoded by the coding sequence ATGTCTAGGAAGGGAAAGAAGTTACAACTGagatttgtaggaccttataagGTTATCCAACGCGTGGGAAAGgtagcctataagttggaattaccaccgagtcTGTCTCGAATTCATGTTGTTTTCcacgtgtccatgcttaagaagtatcatccagacccttcACATATTTTACAACCAGAAAGTATAGAGATTGATGAGactttgacctatgaggagaaatcgGTAAAGCATCAGGATaggaaggtgaaggaattgcGAAATAAGCGGATACCATTTGTAAAAGTTCTTTGGAGGAATCATGGAATAGAGGAAGCGacctgggaagttgaagaagcaaTTTGA